One stretch of Acropora muricata isolate sample 2 chromosome 12, ASM3666990v1, whole genome shotgun sequence DNA includes these proteins:
- the LOC136893806 gene encoding uncharacterized protein has product MAYHFRQLTRKDAEWVWSGTREKAWSDIKICMSQAPVLRFYCLQDEVVLTWDASNTGLGAAFPQLQQPMSFAPRALTQAETRKRLYDAPARLQRMLLCHQRYNLEVRYKKGPLISISDTFSRAYLRETLPSEEETSLELEDHTENLRVSLSRLTRIEQELAQDPVCTNLRQVIQEGWPGHIFECDPVLRPFFHFRDALIVQGQVEREEGSNGILGMRFRGNTLNQ; this is encoded by the exons ATGGCCTATCATTTTCGCCAACTGACTCGTAAAGATGCCGAGTGGGTCTGGTCTGGAACACGGGAGAAAGCATGGAGTGATATCAAGATTTGCATGTCACAAGCCCCTGTTTTGCGCTTTTACTGCCTGCAAGATGAGGTTGTCCTCACATGGGACGCTTCTAACACAGGGCTGGGAGCCGCTTTTCCTCAGCTTCAGCAGCCAATGAGTTTTGCACCCAGAGCCCTTACGCAAGCTGAGACCAG GAAGAGGCTTTACGATGCTCCAGCAAGGCTTCAGCGGATGCTATTGTGTCATCAACGCTACAATCTCGAGGTCAGGTACAAGAAAGGTCCCCTCATAAGCATTTCGGATACGTTCAGTCGTGCATATCTCAGGGAAACGTTGCCTTCGGAGGAAGAGACATCTCTTGAGCTTGAAGATCACACTGAGAATTTGCGAGTTTCTCTGTCGCGACTAACGCGAATTGAACAGGAATTAGCCCAAGATCCGGTTTGTACTAATCTTCGACAAGTCATACAAGAAGGTTGGCCTGGCCACATTTTTGAGTGCGATCCGGTCTTGCGCCCTTTCTTCCACTTTCGTGATGCGCTGATTGTGCAAGGTCAAGTCGAGAGAGAGGAAGGCAGCAACGGGATTCTGGGAATGAGGTTTcgtggaaataccttgaatcaATAA